The Diceros bicornis minor isolate mBicDic1 chromosome 15, mDicBic1.mat.cur, whole genome shotgun sequence genome has a window encoding:
- the SERPINI2 gene encoding serpin I2, which translates to MDKILLWSFLLTFSGSQASRPWAQRNAEFAVDLYQAICLSHKDNVIFSPLGTTLVLEMIQLGAKGKAQQQIRQTLKFQETSTGEEFSELKSFFSAISEKKQEFTFNLANALYLQKGFTVQEQYLHGNEEFFQSAIKLVDFQHAKACAKTISTWVESKTDGKIKDMFSGEEFGPLTRLVLVNAIYFKGHWIQKFRKDDTQLMNFTKKDGAAVKIPMMKALLRTKYGYFSESSMNYQVLELPYKGDKFSLIIILPAEDVNVEEMEKLITARHILKWFSEMQEEEVEVSLPRFKVEQKLDFKKALYSLNITEIFSGGCDLSGITDSSEVYVSQVIQQVSFEINEDGGEAAASTGVNIPVIMSVARNQFIANHPFLFIMKNSPTESILFMGRVTDPDTQKMKGRDLDSL; encoded by the exons ATGGATAAGATCTTATTGTGGAGTTTCCTATTGACTTTTTCTGGAAGTCAAGCCTCAAGACCCTGGGCTCAAAGAAATGCTGAATTTGCAGTGGATCTTTATCAAGCTATTTGTTTATCTCATAAGGACAACGTTATATTTTCCCCCCTTGGAACAACTTTGGTTCTTGAAATGATACAACTGGGAGCAAAAGGAAAAGCACAACAACAGATAAGACAAACTTTAAAATTTCAGGAAACCTCAACTG gaGAAGAATTTTCTGAGCTGAAGTCATTTTTCTCTGCCATCTCAGAGAAAAAGCAAGAATTTACATTTAATCTTGCCAATGCCCTCTACCTTCAAAAAGGATTCACTGTGCAAGAACAGTATCTCCATGGCAACGAGGAATTTTTTCAGAGTGCCATAAAACTGGTGGATTTTCAGCATGCAAAGGCTTGTGCAAAGACAATAAGTACCTGGGTAGAAAGCAAAACAGATG GAAAAATTAAAGACATGTTTTCAGGGGAAGAATTTGGCCCTCTGACTCGGCTTGTTTTGGTGAATGCTATCTATTTCAAGGGGCATTGGATACAGAAATTCAGAAAAGATGACACCCAGCTGATGAATTTCACTAAGAAAGATGGCGCAgctgtcaaaattccaatgatgaaGGCTCTTCTGAGAACAAAATACG GTTATTTTTCTGAATCCTCCATGAACTACCAGGTTTTGGAATTACCTTATAAAGGTGACAAGTTTAGTTTAATCATCATACTTCCTGCAGAAGATGTGAacgtagaagaaatggaaaaattaattaCTGCTCGTCACATCCTGAAATGGTTCTCTGAGATGCAAGAAGAGGAAGTGGAAGTGAGCCTTCCTAG atttaaAGTAGAACAAAAATTAGACTTCAAGAAAGCTTTGTATTCTTTGAACATAACTGAGATATTTAGTGGTGGCTGTGACCTTTCTGGAATAACAG ATTCATCTGAAGTGTATGTTTCCCAAGTCATCCAACAAGTTTCCTTTGAGATAAATGAAGATGGCGGTGAGGCTGCAGCATCAACTG GTGTAAACATCCCTGTGATCATGAGTGTGGCTCGAAACCAATTTATAGCAAATCATCCGTTTCTGTTTATTATGAAGAATAGCCCAACAG